A segment of the uncultured Fibrobacter sp. genome:
TTACATACGAATTGTACGCCATGCCCTCGGGCACCACGTACTGGCCTTCAAACAAATCCAAGTCGCGGTCATCGACACCGATGTACTTGATATTTTCGCTAAAATTCTTCATGATAAATCCTTTTTTGTAGAAATTTAAAAAAAGCCCGCAGAATCGGCAGAAATTTTGATGACATCGAACATGAAATGCATTAAGGATAAATTGATTCAATCTTCCAAGAAATACTGCACGTTCGTTACGACGCGCACTTTCTTGATATACGGCGTATTTTCGTCGCGGTCTTCAATGGAGAACACGCCCTGCGTTGCCGTCTTGATTTTGCCGAGTTTGCTATCGGAGTCCTTCGCAAACTTTTCGGCGGCACTCCTTGCATTCTTTGTCGCCTCGTCAATCATGGCGGGCTTGATTTCGTTGAGACCGTTAAAGCTATAGACGGTGCGATACTGGTAATCGCTACCGCTAAAAGCGATTCCATGCTTCAGGAGTTCGCCCTGTTTTTCCATGGTTTTACGGACAAGTTCCACATCGTTCGTGGCCACCGTTGCCACAACTGTCGCGACATAGCGATAAGCATGCTTGCCGCCACTGTAGAGTTCGCCATCGGCATCAACGATGGCCGGGGTCGAGTATGTGATATTTTCTTTTTTCACGCCGTTTTCGAGCAGGAACTTTTCAAGTATCTGCGACTTGGACTGTAACGTTGCAGAAAGTTCAGCAAGATCGTTGCCCACCTCTTTGTACACAATCGGCCAAATCACGAAATCAGCCGAAACTTCGCGTTCGGCAAGTCCGCGCACGAATACCACACGGTCGCGGTCCTTGACATCGATTTGGGCCCGATAGAAAAATGCGCCCAAGCACAAAACGGCAACTGCCAAAATGATTGCTT
Coding sequences within it:
- a CDS encoding SIMPL domain-containing protein translates to MQSRVKEAIILAVAVLCLGAFFYRAQIDVKDRDRVVFVRGLAEREVSADFVIWPIVYKEVGNDLAELSATLQSKSQILEKFLLENGVKKENITYSTPAIVDADGELYSGGKHAYRYVATVVATVATNDVELVRKTMEKQGELLKHGIAFSGSDYQYRTVYSFNGLNEIKPAMIDEATKNARSAAEKFAKDSDSKLGKIKTATQGVFSIEDRDENTPYIKKVRVVTNVQYFLED